Proteins encoded together in one Impatiens glandulifera chromosome 1, dImpGla2.1, whole genome shotgun sequence window:
- the LOC124923333 gene encoding uncharacterized protein LOC124923333 — MDDEMNSILKEGPIMIEKEIGVWTAEDRRRNNLDNHCKRHIFKSLDNNTFGKVRDCQSAKKAWETIIQLHEGNERTKENKILLATQKYENIRMKPGENMKEFSDRFTSVVNELYTLGKRYDNREIIVKALRSLPSV; from the coding sequence atggatgatgaaatgaactCCATCCTGAAAGAAGGTCCGATAATGATTGAGAAGGAGATCGGTGTATGGACGGCTGAAGACAGAAGGAGAAacaacctagacaaccattgtAAGAGACACATCTTCAAATCTCTAGACAACAACACTTTCGGTAAAGTCAGAGACTGTCAAAGTGCAAAGAAAGCATGGGAAACTATCATTCAgctccatgagggaaacgaaaggacaaaggaaaataaaattttgttggcAACTCAGAAGTACGAGAACATCAGAATGAAGCCcggagaaaacatgaaggaattcagtgatcggttcactagtgtggtaAACGAGCTATATACACTTGGAAAAAGATACGATAATAGGGAAATAATCGTTAAGGCATTGAGATCTTTACCAAGTGTATGA